One region of Roseicitreum antarcticum genomic DNA includes:
- a CDS encoding sugar O-acetyltransferase produces the protein MTGPVAIQTQRERMLAGQPYDPGCAELVAIRKRAQALMRDYNATVYGEDAARAALMEALLGTWNGAVIRPPFYVDYGPNIHFGTGVFVNYGAVMLDVCEIHIGDDTQIGPNVQFLTPDHPRDPALRLQGLEWGRPIIIGRNVWIGGGAILLPGVTVGDDAIIGAGAVVTRAVACGATVAGNPARPIALASQTEKVC, from the coding sequence ATGACCGGCCCGGTCGCCATCCAGACCCAGCGCGAACGCATGCTGGCCGGTCAGCCCTATGACCCGGGCTGCGCCGAGCTGGTCGCGATCCGCAAGCGCGCGCAGGCGCTGATGCGGGACTATAACGCGACGGTCTATGGCGAAGATGCGGCGCGCGCGGCCCTGATGGAAGCGCTGCTGGGCACCTGGAACGGGGCGGTAATTCGCCCGCCGTTTTATGTCGATTACGGCCCGAACATCCACTTCGGCACGGGCGTTTTCGTGAATTACGGCGCGGTCATGCTGGATGTCTGCGAAATTCACATCGGCGATGACACCCAGATCGGCCCGAATGTGCAGTTTCTGACGCCTGACCACCCCCGCGATCCCGCGCTGCGTTTGCAAGGGCTTGAATGGGGGCGCCCCATTATCATCGGGCGCAATGTATGGATCGGCGGCGGCGCGATCCTTCTGCCCGGCGTGACCGTGGGTGATGATGCAATCATCGGCGCGGGCGCAGTGGTGACCCGCGCGGTCGCCTGCGGGGCCACGGTGGCGGGCAATCCGGCCCGGCCCATCGCCCTCGCTTCTCAGACTGAAAAGGTATGCTGA
- a CDS encoding SUF system Fe-S cluster assembly protein: protein MTQPVPEGTPLIRPSSTEHPLYENIVDACKTVFDPEIPVNIYDLGLIYTIAISDDNDVGITMTLTAPGCPVAGEMPGWVADAVGPLEGVRQVDVEMTFEPQWGMDMMSDEARLELGFM from the coding sequence ATGACCCAACCTGTACCCGAGGGCACCCCCCTGATCCGCCCGTCCAGCACGGAACATCCGCTGTATGAAAACATCGTGGATGCCTGCAAAACCGTGTTCGACCCGGAGATTCCGGTCAACATCTACGATCTGGGGCTGATCTACACGATCGCCATCTCGGACGATAACGACGTGGGCATCACCATGACCCTCACCGCACCGGGCTGCCCGGTCGCGGGTGAGATGCCAGGCTGGGTCGCCGATGCAGTCGGCCCGCTGGAAGGCGTGCGCCAGGTCGATGTCGAAATGACGTTCGAGCCGCAATGGGGCATGGATATGATGTCCGACGAGGCGCGGCTGGAATTGGGGTTCATGTGA
- the tgt gene encoding tRNA guanosine(34) transglycosylase Tgt, with amino-acid sequence MTSATFGFAVQATCGKARAGTITTPRGDIRTPAFMPVGTAATVKAMLPGSVRATGADILLGNTYHLMLRPTAERIAALGGLHKFMNWDRPILTDSGGFQVMSLASLRKMTEKGVTFRSHIDGSRHEITPERSMEIQRLLGSDIVMAFDECTPYPADEGTARASMELSMRWAQRSRDAFGDRPGHALFGIQQGSVYADQRAESASKLRTIGFDGYAVGGLAVGEGQEKMFEVLDYAPDMLPEDKPRYLMGVGKPSDIVGAVARGIDMMDCVLPSRSGRTGQGWTARGQVNLRNARHRDDPRPLEEGCTCPACTGYSRAYLHHVIKSDEIIGSMLLTWHNLHYYQSLMQGLRDAISAGALADFTAAFHANVALGDVDLR; translated from the coding sequence ATGACATCTGCGACATTCGGCTTTGCGGTGCAGGCAACCTGCGGCAAGGCGCGCGCAGGCACCATCACCACGCCGCGCGGCGACATCCGCACGCCTGCTTTCATGCCGGTTGGCACGGCGGCGACGGTGAAGGCAATGCTGCCGGGATCGGTGCGCGCGACGGGCGCGGACATCTTGCTGGGCAATACCTATCACCTGATGCTGCGCCCCACGGCGGAACGGATTGCCGCCCTGGGTGGGCTGCACAAGTTCATGAACTGGGACCGTCCCATCCTGACCGACAGCGGTGGATTTCAGGTTATGTCATTGGCATCATTGCGAAAAATGACAGAAAAGGGTGTTACCTTCCGCAGTCATATCGACGGGTCGCGCCACGAGATCACGCCCGAGAGGTCGATGGAAATCCAACGGCTTCTGGGCTCTGACATCGTGATGGCTTTTGACGAATGCACACCCTATCCGGCGGATGAGGGCACGGCGCGCGCCTCGATGGAACTGTCGATGCGCTGGGCGCAACGGTCGCGCGACGCCTTCGGCGACCGGCCCGGGCATGCGCTGTTCGGCATTCAGCAAGGATCGGTCTATGCCGATCAGCGGGCCGAAAGCGCCTCAAAGTTGCGCACCATCGGATTTGATGGCTATGCGGTCGGTGGGCTGGCCGTCGGTGAGGGGCAGGAGAAAATGTTCGAGGTTCTGGACTATGCCCCCGACATGCTGCCCGAGGACAAGCCGCGCTATTTGATGGGTGTGGGCAAACCTTCCGATATTGTGGGCGCGGTGGCGCGCGGGATTGACATGATGGACTGTGTTCTCCCCTCCCGCTCGGGGCGGACGGGGCAGGGTTGGACCGCGCGCGGACAGGTCAATCTGCGCAACGCGCGGCATCGCGATGATCCGCGCCCGCTGGAAGAAGGCTGCACCTGCCCGGCCTGCACAGGATACAGCAGGGCCTATTTACATCACGTTATCAAATCGGACGAGATCATCGGCTCTATGCTGCTGACTTGGCACAATCTGCATTATTATCAAAGCCTTATGCAGGGATTGCGTGATGCAATCAGTGCCGGCGCCTTGGCGGATTTCACCGCCGCCTTCCACGCCAATGTGGCCTTGGGCGACGTAGACCTACGTTAA
- the lon gene encoding endopeptidase La: protein MTKHSTTTYPVLPLRDMVVFPHMIVPLFVGRDKSVRALEAVMSEDKQILLSSQKDHAEEDPGADGIYRTGVLANVLQMLKLPDGTVKVLVEGRVRVRITRFIENPDHFEAEAEELHEVEGDGAAIKAMVRSVSTEFERYAKIRKNIPEEALAAISDTTAPDRLADLAAGHLGVDVSEKQALLEQLDVAQRLEKIYALMQGEMSVLQVERKIKTRVKSQMERTQREYYLNEQMKAIQKELGDGEDGQNEVAELEAKIAATKLSKEARAKADAEIKKLKSMSPMSAEATVVRNYLDWMLSIPWNVKSRVKKDLGKAQEVLDADHYSLEKVKERIVEYLAVQTRSAKLKGPIMCLVGPPGVGKTSLGRSVARATGREFIRISLGGVRDESEIRGHRRTYIGSMPGKIIQAMKKAKTNNPLILLDEIDKMGQDFRGDPASAMLEVLDPEQNATFTDHYLEVEYDLSNVMFLTTANSYNMPGPLLDRMEIIPLSGYTEDEKSEIALRHLMPKAIKNHGLRRGELTVSDSALMEIIRRYTREAGVRNLERELAKIARKAVTRIIRKQEDKVIVTKSNLADYLGVPRHKYGLAEKEDQIGVVTGLAWTSVGGELLQIEALRLPGKGRMKTTGKLGDVMKESIDAASSFVRSISPQLGVKPPRFETMDIHVHVPEGATPKDGPSAGVGMVTSIVSVLTQIPVRANVAMTGEVTLRGNVLAIGGLKEKLLAALRGGITTVMIPQDNAKDLPEIPDNVKEGLTIIPVSNVREVLQHALVRQPEAIEWDEDAEEAARLAAVAAKSDETASRAAH, encoded by the coding sequence ATGACCAAGCACAGCACGACAACCTACCCCGTTCTGCCCCTGCGCGATATGGTGGTATTCCCGCACATGATCGTGCCGCTTTTCGTGGGGCGTGACAAATCCGTCCGCGCGCTGGAAGCTGTGATGAGCGAGGACAAGCAAATCCTTCTGTCCAGCCAGAAAGACCACGCCGAGGAAGACCCCGGCGCCGATGGCATCTACCGCACCGGCGTGCTGGCCAATGTGTTGCAAATGCTGAAACTGCCTGACGGCACCGTGAAGGTGCTGGTCGAAGGGCGGGTGCGCGTGCGCATCACCCGCTTCATTGAAAACCCCGACCATTTCGAGGCCGAGGCTGAGGAATTGCACGAGGTTGAAGGCGACGGTGCCGCGATCAAGGCGATGGTCCGGTCGGTCAGCACCGAATTCGAGCGCTATGCGAAGATCCGCAAGAACATCCCCGAGGAAGCACTGGCCGCGATCAGCGACACCACCGCACCTGACCGGCTGGCCGACCTGGCCGCAGGGCATCTGGGCGTGGATGTCAGCGAAAAGCAGGCGCTGCTGGAACAGCTCGATGTCGCCCAGCGGCTGGAGAAGATCTATGCGCTGATGCAGGGCGAAATGTCGGTCCTGCAAGTGGAACGCAAGATCAAGACCCGCGTGAAAAGCCAGATGGAGCGCACGCAGCGCGAGTATTATCTGAATGAGCAGATGAAGGCCATTCAGAAGGAACTGGGCGACGGCGAGGACGGCCAGAATGAAGTGGCCGAACTGGAAGCCAAGATCGCCGCCACCAAGCTGTCGAAGGAAGCCCGCGCCAAGGCCGATGCCGAGATCAAGAAGCTGAAATCCATGTCGCCCATGTCAGCCGAGGCGACGGTGGTGCGCAACTATCTGGACTGGATGCTGTCGATCCCGTGGAATGTCAAAAGCCGGGTGAAAAAGGATCTGGGCAAAGCGCAAGAAGTGCTGGATGCCGACCATTACAGCCTGGAGAAGGTCAAGGAACGCATCGTCGAATATCTGGCGGTGCAGACCCGCTCGGCCAAGCTGAAGGGGCCGATCATGTGCCTCGTCGGCCCGCCGGGGGTGGGCAAGACCTCGCTCGGGCGCAGCGTGGCCAGGGCCACGGGGCGTGAGTTCATCCGCATCTCGCTGGGCGGCGTGCGCGACGAATCCGAGATCCGGGGCCACCGCCGCACCTATATCGGGTCGATGCCGGGCAAGATCATTCAGGCGATGAAAAAGGCGAAGACCAACAACCCGCTGATCTTGCTCGATGAAATCGACAAGATGGGGCAGGATTTCCGGGGCGATCCGGCAAGCGCCATGCTGGAGGTGCTGGACCCGGAGCAAAACGCAACCTTCACCGACCATTATCTGGAGGTCGAATACGATCTGTCGAACGTGATGTTCCTGACCACGGCCAACAGCTACAACATGCCGGGGCCGCTTCTGGACCGGATGGAGATCATTCCGCTGTCGGGCTACACCGAGGATGAGAAATCGGAAATCGCGCTGCGCCACCTGATGCCGAAAGCGATCAAGAATCACGGGTTGCGCCGGGGTGAACTGACCGTGTCGGACAGCGCGCTGATGGAGATCATTCGCCGCTATACCCGCGAGGCCGGGGTGCGCAACCTTGAGCGCGAACTTGCCAAGATTGCGCGCAAGGCGGTGACCCGGATCATCCGCAAGCAAGAGGACAAGGTGATCGTCACCAAGTCCAACCTGGCGGATTACCTGGGCGTGCCGCGCCACAAATACGGGCTGGCCGAAAAGGAAGACCAGATCGGCGTGGTGACGGGGCTGGCCTGGACCAGCGTCGGCGGTGAGCTGTTGCAGATCGAGGCGCTGCGCCTGCCCGGCAAGGGCCGGATGAAGACCACCGGCAAGCTGGGCGATGTGATGAAGGAATCCATCGACGCTGCCAGCAGTTTCGTGCGCTCGATCAGCCCGCAACTGGGCGTGAAGCCGCCGCGGTTCGAGACGATGGATATTCACGTTCACGTCCCGGAAGGCGCGACGCCCAAGGACGGGCCGAGTGCGGGCGTGGGCATGGTGACCTCTATCGTGTCGGTGCTGACGCAGATCCCGGTGCGGGCCAATGTCGCCATGACCGGCGAGGTCACGCTGCGCGGCAATGTGCTGGCCATCGGCGGGCTGAAGGAAAAACTGCTGGCGGCCCTGCGCGGCGGCATCACCACCGTGATGATCCCGCAAGACAACGCGAAGGATCTGCCGGAAATCCCGGACAACGTGAAGGAAGGGCTGACCATCATCCCGGTTTCGAATGTCCGCGAGGTCCTGCAACACGCCCTGGTGCGTCAGCCCGAGGCGATCGAATGGGATGAGGACGCGGAAGAAGCCGCGCGACTGGCTGCCGTCGCAGCGAAATCCGACGAGACCGCAAGCCGCGCCGCGCATTAA
- a CDS encoding DUF1178 family protein — MIRFTLSCSKGHQFDSWFAGNAAYDSLRSAGHVTCPICGDAQVAKALMAPAVRPGKADAAPPAPARAPAPAPAPGPAASRPMIAAPPPEVAAKLAALRKHIEAHADYVGPRFADEARRMHLGDAPERAIYGDANPSEVRALLEDGVPIAPLPFIPKAKTN, encoded by the coding sequence ATGATCCGATTCACGCTAAGCTGCTCCAAGGGCCACCAGTTTGACAGCTGGTTTGCCGGTAACGCGGCCTATGACAGCCTGCGGTCGGCCGGGCATGTGACCTGCCCGATCTGCGGCGATGCGCAGGTGGCAAAGGCGCTGATGGCCCCGGCGGTGCGGCCCGGCAAGGCTGATGCAGCACCCCCTGCCCCTGCCCGTGCCCCTGCCCCTGCACCTGCGCCGGGACCCGCCGCTTCCCGCCCGATGATCGCGGCCCCGCCCCCCGAGGTCGCCGCGAAACTGGCCGCGCTGCGCAAGCATATCGAGGCGCATGCCGATTATGTCGGGCCGCGTTTCGCCGATGAGGCACGGCGCATGCATCTGGGCGATGCGCCCGAACGCGCGATCTATGGCGATGCCAACCCAAGCGAGGTGCGCGCGCTGCTGGAAGACGGGGTGCCCATCGCGCCCTTGCCCTTTATTCCAAAGGCAAAAACCAACTGA
- a CDS encoding arginase family protein — translation MGLDGSATAQAADTALRPPVFIGSEIYRGSSYGAWHPLRIPRVSTVMDLIRALNWLEPGQYRNSPRAKPKALHIWHDPAYVSALQAAEAAGSVSEAIRMRHGLGTTANPVFPQVFRRPATSAGGTMLAAELVADGGVVHVPGGGTHHALPDRANGFCYLNDPVLCLLRLRALGMRRIAYVDIDAHHCDGVAHGFHGAGDVRMFSVHEERRWPYTGAIDDTAGGAAVNLPVPRGLNDTEMRAIAIRLILPRLADWAPDAIVLQCGADMLLEDPLSRLALSNNAHFDMIRALRRLSPRLIVMGGGGYNPWTVARLWTGVWGVLNDRAMPAVLPPAAQAVLRALSFPGNRLGKNPPEHWFTTLQDAPREGPLRPEITARLATLGA, via the coding sequence ATGGGGCTGGACGGCAGCGCGACCGCGCAGGCGGCAGACACGGCCCTGCGCCCCCCGGTGTTCATCGGGTCAGAGATCTATCGGGGGTCCAGCTATGGCGCCTGGCACCCGCTGCGCATTCCGCGTGTCTCGACCGTGATGGATCTGATCCGTGCGCTGAATTGGCTGGAACCGGGGCAATACCGCAACAGCCCGCGCGCCAAGCCAAAGGCGCTGCACATCTGGCACGACCCCGCCTATGTCAGCGCGCTGCAGGCGGCAGAAGCGGCGGGCAGCGTCAGCGAGGCCATCCGCATGCGGCACGGGCTGGGCACCACGGCCAACCCGGTGTTCCCGCAGGTGTTCCGCCGCCCCGCGACCTCGGCCGGGGGCACGATGCTTGCCGCCGAACTGGTGGCGGACGGCGGGGTGGTGCATGTGCCGGGCGGCGGCACGCATCATGCGCTGCCCGACCGGGCGAACGGGTTTTGCTACCTCAACGACCCCGTGCTGTGCCTGCTGCGCCTGCGCGCGCTGGGAATGCGGCGCATCGCCTATGTCGATATCGACGCGCATCATTGCGATGGTGTGGCGCATGGCTTCCACGGCGCCGGGGATGTGCGGATGTTTTCTGTCCATGAGGAAAGGCGCTGGCCCTACACCGGGGCCATCGACGACACGGCCGGGGGCGCGGCGGTGAACCTGCCGGTGCCGCGCGGCCTGAACGATACCGAGATGCGCGCGATCGCCATCCGCCTGATCCTGCCCCGGCTGGCCGATTGGGCACCCGACGCGATCGTGCTGCAATGCGGCGCCGACATGCTGCTGGAAGACCCGCTGTCGCGGCTTGCCCTGTCGAACAACGCGCATTTCGACATGATCCGCGCGCTGCGCCGCCTCAGCCCGCGCCTGATCGTCATGGGCGGCGGTGGGTACAACCCCTGGACCGTGGCGCGCCTGTGGACCGGGGTGTGGGGTGTCTTGAACGACCGCGCGATGCCTGCGGTCCTGCCACCCGCCGCGCAGGCGGTGCTGCGCGCGCTGAGCTTCCCGGGCAACCGCCTGGGCAAGAACCCGCCGGAACATTGGTTCACCACGCTGCAAGACGCCCCCCGCGAAGGCCCCCTGCGCCCCGAGATCACCGCCCGGCTGGCAACATTGGGGGCATGA
- the tpiA gene encoding triose-phosphate isomerase, translated as MRRKLAAGNWKMNGLRADVAQVEALAQAFPDPGCDILICPPATLLAGFVPAGQGVVSLGGQDCHSATHGAHTGDVSAPMLADAGADYVILGHSERRADHGESSELVAQKVRAAHAAGLIAVVCVGETLAERDAGTTLDVVGAQLDGSLPDCVTAANTVIAYEPVWAIGTGRIPTLDQIAEVHDFLRARLADGAFAAHADGMRLLYGGSVKPDNAAEIFATANVDGALVGGASLKAADFGKIILALCAS; from the coding sequence ATGCGCCGGAAACTAGCTGCGGGAAACTGGAAGATGAACGGGCTGCGCGCCGATGTGGCGCAGGTCGAGGCGCTGGCGCAGGCCTTTCCCGACCCCGGTTGCGATATCCTGATCTGTCCGCCGGCAACGCTGCTGGCAGGGTTCGTGCCTGCGGGGCAGGGCGTTGTCAGCCTTGGCGGGCAGGATTGCCACAGCGCGACCCATGGCGCGCATACGGGCGATGTTTCCGCGCCGATGCTGGCGGATGCTGGCGCGGATTATGTCATCTTGGGCCACTCCGAGCGGCGGGCCGATCACGGCGAATCCTCGGAACTGGTGGCGCAGAAGGTTCGCGCCGCCCATGCAGCAGGGCTGATTGCGGTGGTGTGTGTCGGCGAAACGCTTGCTGAGCGCGACGCCGGCACCACCCTGGATGTGGTGGGCGCCCAGCTGGATGGCTCTTTGCCCGATTGCGTGACGGCTGCAAATACCGTGATCGCCTACGAACCCGTCTGGGCCATCGGCACCGGGCGCATTCCCACGCTGGACCAGATCGCCGAGGTGCATGACTTCTTGCGCGCGCGGCTGGCGGACGGGGCGTTTGCCGCTCATGCGGATGGGATGCGTCTGCTCTACGGCGGCTCGGTCAAACCTGACAATGCGGCCGAGATATTCGCGACCGCGAATGTTGATGGCGCGCTTGTGGGCGGAGC
- a CDS encoding HesB/IscA family protein encodes MFGIPGKPPVTMTDRAVRQITKLMARDNAKGLRVGVKKGGCAGMEYTMEYAAEVGQHEEIIEQDGACVIIAPMAQMFLFGTEIDFETSLLESGFKFRNPNVTEACGCGESIKFGDLEMPEAARNKA; translated from the coding sequence ATGTTTGGTATTCCCGGTAAACCCCCCGTAACCATGACTGATCGCGCGGTGCGCCAGATCACCAAGTTGATGGCGCGCGACAATGCCAAGGGGCTGCGCGTCGGCGTCAAGAAGGGCGGCTGCGCGGGCATGGAATACACCATGGAATACGCTGCCGAGGTTGGCCAGCATGAAGAAATCATCGAACAAGACGGTGCTTGTGTGATCATTGCGCCCATGGCGCAGATGTTCCTGTTCGGCACTGAAATCGACTTTGAGACTTCGCTGTTGGAAAGCGGCTTTAAGTTCCGCAACCCCAATGTGACCGAGGCCTGTGGCTGCGGCGAATCGATCAAGTTCGGCGATCTGGAAATGCCCGAAGCGGCGCGCAACAAGGCCTGA
- a CDS encoding glycerophosphodiester phosphodiesterase family protein translates to MTPRCLTALALILTATATTATAQEYLSYGPRPAYLVGQMTDGPLKDQLTQCLGQTPSRSDFSIGHRGAPLMLPEHTVESNVAAAQMGAGILECDVTFTADLELVCRHAQNDLHTTTNIVATDLGEKCTVPFTAASGDTPASAECRTSDLTLEEFRSLSAKMDASDNTATTTEGYLGGTASFRTDLYTHSATSMTHAESIELFRGLGAKFTPELKSPSVEMPFNGFTQADYAQKMIDEYKAAGIPASDVWAQSFDLQDVLYWIENEPEFGAQAVYLDDRYELEEGDGGLLDPMDAATFQPSMQELADMGVQYIAPPLWLLVTLDADGEMVPSVYADEATAAGLNIITWTLERSGPLNTGGGWYFQSVAEATDNDGVTYELLDVLAQDVGVVGVFSDWPATTTFYANCMGL, encoded by the coding sequence ATGACCCCACGCTGCCTTACAGCCCTTGCGCTGATCCTGACTGCAACCGCCACCACTGCCACCGCGCAAGAGTACCTGAGCTATGGTCCGCGCCCGGCATACCTGGTTGGCCAGATGACCGATGGTCCGCTGAAAGATCAACTGACTCAATGCCTTGGCCAAACGCCTTCGCGCAGCGATTTCTCCATCGGGCACCGTGGCGCGCCGCTGATGTTGCCAGAGCACACCGTCGAATCGAACGTCGCCGCCGCGCAGATGGGCGCAGGCATCCTGGAATGTGACGTGACCTTCACCGCCGATCTGGAACTGGTCTGCCGTCACGCCCAGAACGATCTGCACACCACCACGAACATCGTCGCCACCGACCTGGGCGAAAAATGCACCGTGCCGTTCACGGCGGCTTCGGGCGATACGCCCGCCAGCGCCGAATGCCGCACCTCGGATCTGACGCTGGAAGAATTCCGCAGCCTGTCGGCAAAGATGGACGCGTCTGACAACACCGCCACGACGACCGAAGGGTATCTGGGCGGCACCGCCTCGTTCCGCACCGACCTTTACACCCACAGCGCAACCTCGATGACCCATGCGGAATCCATCGAATTGTTCCGCGGCCTGGGTGCGAAATTCACCCCGGAACTGAAATCGCCCAGCGTCGAGATGCCCTTCAACGGCTTCACGCAGGCAGATTACGCCCAGAAGATGATCGACGAATACAAGGCTGCGGGCATCCCCGCTTCCGATGTCTGGGCACAGTCGTTCGACCTGCAAGATGTCCTCTACTGGATTGAGAATGAGCCAGAATTCGGCGCGCAGGCCGTGTATCTGGATGACCGCTATGAACTGGAAGAAGGCGATGGCGGCCTGCTGGATCCGATGGATGCCGCAACTTTCCAGCCCAGCATGCAAGAACTGGCCGACATGGGCGTGCAGTACATTGCGCCGCCGCTCTGGTTGCTGGTGACGCTGGATGCCGATGGTGAGATGGTGCCGTCGGTCTATGCCGATGAAGCCACCGCAGCCGGGCTGAACATCATCACCTGGACGTTGGAACGCTCGGGCCCGCTCAACACCGGCGGTGGCTGGTACTTCCAGTCGGTCGCGGAAGCCACTGACAACGACGGCGTGACCTATGAACTGCTCGATGTTCTGGCGCAGGACGTGGGTGTGGTCGGCGTCTTCTCTGACTGGCCTGCCACCACGACCTTCTATGCCAACTGCATGGGTCTTTGA